TGTGCCCGAGATTGTACTCAATCTGAAAAAAGTGCGCTTCAAGTCGAACTGCAAGCGCAGCTGCAAAACGACTCTGACCCTTGCGGGGCCTAAAGATTTCCTTGCCGGCGACATCGTCGCACAGGAAGGTGAATTCGAGGTGCTCAACAAGGATCTGCATATCGCGACGATCAACTCTGAGGCTGCCGTGACGATCGATATTTATATCGGCCGCGGTCGTGGTTATGTGCCCGCCGAAGAGAATCGCAGCGACGGAATGCCGATCGGCTTCATCGCCATCGACTCGATTTATACACCGATCAAGAACGTCAAACTGACCGTCGAGAACACCCGTGTCGGGCAGAAGACCGACTACGAAAAGATGATTCTCGATGTTGAGACCGACGGATCAATCTCTCCCGACGACGCCATCAGCCTTGCCGGCAGGATCATCAACGATCACGTCACCTTCTTTGCGAACTTCTCGCCGACCGAAGAGGAGTATGCTGAAGAGGAGTACAAGCAGCTCGACGAAGAGTTCGAGAACATGCGCAAAAAGCTCCAGACCAAGATCGAGGATCTCGACCTTTCGGTTCGTTCGCACAACTGCCTGAGGCTTGCTGAAATCGACACGCTCGCTGATCTGGTTTCCAGAAGGGAAGATGAGCTGTTGAACTACAAGAACTTCGGCAAGAAGTCTTTGACAGAGTTGAGAGAGGCCCTTGAAAA
This portion of the Chlorobaculum parvum NCIB 8327 genome encodes:
- a CDS encoding DNA-directed RNA polymerase subunit alpha produces the protein MIYQMQMPAKIDVDEATHTGSFGRFIAQPLERGYGVTLGNAMRRVLLASLPGTAITGIKIDGVFHEFSTIDGVREDVPEIVLNLKKVRFKSNCKRSCKTTLTLAGPKDFLAGDIVAQEGEFEVLNKDLHIATINSEAAVTIDIYIGRGRGYVPAEENRSDGMPIGFIAIDSIYTPIKNVKLTVENTRVGQKTDYEKMILDVETDGSISPDDAISLAGRIINDHVTFFANFSPTEEEYAEEEYKQLDEEFENMRKKLQTKIEDLDLSVRSHNCLRLAEIDTLADLVSRREDELLNYKNFGKKSLTELREALEKEGLKFGMDITRYQMKG